AGAGTTCAGCTGCCTTCTCATTGATATAGACGACTTGCCAATTTGGACTCAGGGTAATAAAAGCATCCGTGATGCTGCTCAAAATGCCAGATATACGTTGTTGGGATTGCTGCTGCTCTTGAATAAGCGCCCATTGCCGTCGAATGACAAGATAGGCAGTGCCGCCCAAAATCACCAACAGACAGCCGAAACTAATCAGTCGAAAGGCATTCGCTGTCTGACTGGCACTCTGATGTTGTTTTGTATAAAGGGTTTCTAGTTGATTGATAGCTTCTGTAGCAGGTTGTTGAAGAATCGCTTGGGTTAGCTGATCGACCTTCGGTTTGTACTCCAGAATAATTCGGGTATGGGCAATGGCTAATAACAGGCCATCTTTATTGGCTTCAGTTTGACTCAATGCTTCTAATTGAGTCATTTGCTGGTTGATTTGTGGAACCAGCGCTTCGTTGGCAGACAAGCTATACAAGAGCACGTTATCCAACATATCTTGGAGTCTTGCCGTACTGCTTTTCGTTAATCCCTTGGTCCGGTCTCCTTGGCGAACCTCTTTAACGAGTTCTGGTAAGTAGGTTAAAGAATTTTTGACTACCGCATTGGTGGATTTAAAAGACTCCACCAATTCTTCTTTCTGGCGAAAAATTTTAGTGTTAGTTTGCAACTGTTGATTGAGGGCTGACGGATCACCAATAAAGCCAGGAATCTGCTCTAACTGGTTTTGTATTGCCCCTTGCTCAGAAATAGCTTGCACCAGTGGATCATAGGAAGGAAGTAAGGCATAACGGGACTTGAGAACGCCTTGATTTAATGCAGCATCTTTAATTAACTGTTGAGTAATTAAGGCGTGATAACGCTGATGAGTTTCGGAATCTACGGATAAGCTTTTAAATATTGATCCAGTGAATAGCAAGAGGAGGGTAGAGGCCCCCAGGTATTTGAAGAACTTCCTCTGTTTCATCAGCTAGACTCCTTCCACTCACTGCGGGTTAGAAAAGAACGGATCGTAAGATCCCTTTTGGTTGGATTGATTGGGTGGTCAAGCAGGGCTGTGACCAAGGTTGTGATGGCCAGGTCTATCATTTGGGCAGCCCGCTCATAAAGATAGAGGGCTGTTGAATTAGTCTTAGAGGCGGTTAAGGAGCAAGGGGGTCGACAGACTACAGCCACGAACCGATCTCGGATTCGTTCAGATAAATGATTTTGTGCCGCTAAAGAGGATACTTTTCGTTCCCAGAACAACATCTTGCCCAAAGGAGGATACTCGCTGTTCCCTAGCAATTGCCGAGGGATTATTTGAATAGGTTTATTGCTGTTATGGATGATTGGAGAACGCCATTGCCTGAAAATAATTTTCTTTGTTAGAGTCCCATGCCATAACGTTCGAATCAAGGAAGAAAATGAGATAATCCCCAATAAATGAGGCCTTTTTATGATTTGGTCCATCTTCTATCCCCCTAGCCCTAGAATAAAACTGATAGCTAGATTCAGCTTTTTAGCTCTTGAAAATTAAATATCAACCGATCTTTATAGGCTTGAATGCTTAATTATTAGTTTGCCCAAACGTTTATTCTCACTAGCAAATAGTTGGGATCAATATCTAAGTCAATGGATGAAGAGTTACAACTCAATCTACTGATATATAGGTAAATTTTGCTGATTTCCTAGTTTCTGGGCGAATATAAATATTTAGTGGAAGATATTAAATCTATCTTGACTTACTCTGTTTTGAGTACAAGATTTGGCAAATCGATTCTTGGCATATTGCTATTCTTTTAGCTTCTGCCTCACTGGAACAAGCCAATCCAAAGCATCTCCAACTGAGATTTTCGAATATCGACATCGCAAAGCTGATGACAACATCAGCGTGAGCCAAGAGATAAAGGTGTCAGCAGTGGATGTCAGAAAATAGGGATGGGTACTCTAGTACTCTGTTTGCTTCACTAATTTCTCTAGCTGAGAATTAACTTAAGAAGCGTAAACATTAGTTCGACTACGACTCATCTGATGGAGGGTGAGCTTCCCCCTACCGATCATTAGGTGAATAAATGAAATACTGAAGAGCTGATCCTTCAAAATGAGTCATGGTAACAGGAAGCTGACTTTATTCAGGAATTTAAGGCTGGTATTGATGAAATCAAATATAAAGACATCATAAAGGTTTTGACTTAAGAAACTATAGATAAGTTAATATTATTGTCATAATAAGCATGACAAATTCCTATACAAGGAAAATGTCCCGAAAGAAAGGTGTCCTTTCTGATAAAAATCGCTGGCCAGCTTATAAATCTCTGTTTCAATTCTTTATTTAACCAGCCTTTGGATCAAAGATCCAAAGGCTGCCTGGGCATTTCTTATGATTAAAACGCTTGAGCCTCAGAAAACAAAATCCACGTTCTGCAGTTACTCTAACCCATCACCTAGAGTTCAAGTCGTGCGGATCACCAACGTTGAAAACTGGTATTTTGAGCGGGTGGTTTTTCCCAAGCAGACCCTAGTGTTTGATGCGCCACGAGCCGCACATCTCGAGATCCATAGCAGCGAAATCGCTACGGCTATCCAAGTAGACTGTATTCCCTGTAGGCGGCTGGCTGTTAAAGCAGCTTAGAGTTTCTGAGGAATACTAATGAGCTGTATCGAACTGCTTTCAGGTTATTTGTGCCATCAGTTTCCATGGTGGAAGGGTTGCCGGATGCGCTATGAACCTGCGCAGAAAACGGTCTATGTTTACTGTCATCATCCACAGGATCCAGAGAATCTATTATCAGCTGGTGACGCCATTGCCCGACTAGATATTGGAGTTGAGCGGTTTATCATTACGATGCCCACGGTTATGGATGTGGTGATTGAGTGTCAGCCGAACCAATACAAAGAGAGTCAGTAGGCACTAGACACAACATTTTTGTGGAAATTTTTGGGTCAAAATATTGACGATAGAGGCTTGTTTGAATTGCTCTGAAGCAGTTATCGAAGGGTAGGTCTAGTTCAACCAAAAGGCTCAATGGCCCCAAATTTGTAGGCAATTCAAAAAATACGATAGTCTTCCAACTACATCACGAAATATTGCTCAAGCGTCAATGGCAAAATTGGGGCCATTTTCATGCTGCTGGAGTTACTACCATAGTGTCAGCAGCACCATATTCTTGAATGGCTGTTCCTTTTACAACCATCTATTGTGAAGGGTTAAATCCGAGTTTTCATCATTTCGGTAGAGTACAGCAGAACTCAACGAATGAGATTGGAATTAAGTCTTTTCGATTGGTTAATGCTCTCTAATTTATGCCTATCCAAGAAAGGCAAGCATAGGCAGAGCAAGGCAATGTTGGATGAAATTAAGGGCAGTCAAATAAAACGGTTGTCATATAACGGTCTGCCCACTCATCGCCGAATGCCTTTTCCAAAATCCGTCGAGTTTTGTCATTTTGTTGTTGTTGCTGGCAGTACCGTCGTTGTCCAGCTATGAGTCGATCAATCTCCGATTCAGGCACAGGTTGAGTTGTTATGGCTTGCTGACAATGCCAACTTAAATAGGCTGAGACTCGATCTAAAAATTGAGTTTCTTCCTGGGATGTTCGTGGCCGGATAAACAGGCAGAACTCAGAAAAAATAGTTCCCCATTCGGGTAGTTGTCGAGGCTCTGAAAACTTTAAATCGGGTAAACCCTGGAGATGTTTGTGGTATGACGGCGATAACTTTCCATTAACTGTAGGGGACAGATCGGCAATGGCAGCACTAATGCCACTCCGTCCACCGACCAAATCGGTGCCAAACATAGGCAAGGCATACTGCGGTTCGGGAAACATGACGCAGTGCAAGATATCTAAGCCCGTGCCCACCTGGGCTAACTCCAAATGGAGTTTGCGAAACGGTGGAGCCTGGTAACAAATATTTTCTATGACTAGGAACTCGCCTTCTAGGCGTCCTTCAACATGCCCGAATTCCGAGGGAAGGGGATAGTCTGATAACTCTAAATAGTCGGTCCAAATTGCTTCAATCCGATTGGCCCATTCTTGAATGAGTGGGTGCTGCTGCTGACGTAAAGACATAGATACAAAATTCACTACCAGTTGGTAGTAGAGTAAAAAAAACGGGCTGAAAATAAGGGTTTATCATGCCACTCAAGCCGTCTGAAATCCTACAAGCTTTAGACAAAAAACAGACTGAGTTCCAGGATTTTCACCAAACAACCCTCAAAGTATTAGAGAAATATCGTAAAGCATTAAGTAAGGTTGCCCAACAGCCTGATGCTGAAATCACACAAGGGTTAATGGATCACCACAATCCAGGAGGGCGCCCATTAGAGGCATTAGGGAATAGCCCCAACTGGATCATTCCTTCTAAGCTTAAGTGGTCTAGCCGAGAGCAAAGCCTGGAATGGGTACGGGAGCGACTAATGGGGATTACCACCTTTGCGGTGGATGGATCTCAAGTCTATCCCAGCAAAGACATTTCGATTCCGATTGGCATGGTGCAAGTGGGCTGGTTTGAGAATCCCCATTTGCCTTTGGGTAGCTATGACAAGGATGTGCGCTTGGAGGTTTTGTCCCCAGAGGATCTCAAGCCACAGGATCGGAGTACTCCGATGGATCGACTGGTTAACATGCATCGGTTTCGCATGGAAATCCAGCGCATGATCGAATTTATGGAGAGTCATACTAATCGTTCGGATTGTTTAGTCTTTCTGGATGGCTCCCTAGTGGCTACGTTTGCAGAAAAGTTTGATGCAGAATGCCGAAGATTTTATGTTCAGCAATTAGTAGAGCTATTGCAGGCCAGTGAAAAGTTTCGAGTGCCCTTAGTGGCCTACATCGATACGTCTCGAGCCCGAGATTTAGTTCAGCTTTTGCATTGCTTAAAGAAACTACCGGAAGCCCCGTCCCTTAATGATGCGGCTTTGTTGGGAGTGAATATGAACTGGGGCGATCGCACGCCGATCTTTAGATGCGATCGCAAAGGTGAAACCAGTCATCAAGGCATCCTCCAAGATTATGGAGACCAAGCAGAATCCGTAGCCTTCACTTACTTAAAAACCCATGAAGGCCCCCCTGCCCGTATTGAAATGCCCACCTGGATTTATGAGGCAGGATTACATTCTACGGTTTTAGATTTTGTCCGAGGGGAAGTGATTATTGGAGGGGGGTATCCCTACGTGATTGAAACAGCCGATCGCGTGGCTGTACTCCAAGCGGAAGATCGCCAAAT
The Acaryochloris marina S15 genome window above contains:
- a CDS encoding DUF1830 domain-containing protein — translated: MIKTLEPQKTKSTFCSYSNPSPRVQVVRITNVENWYFERVVFPKQTLVFDAPRAAHLEIHSSEIATAIQVDCIPCRRLAVKAA
- a CDS encoding DNA double-strand break repair nuclease NurA translates to MPLKPSEILQALDKKQTEFQDFHQTTLKVLEKYRKALSKVAQQPDAEITQGLMDHHNPGGRPLEALGNSPNWIIPSKLKWSSREQSLEWVRERLMGITTFAVDGSQVYPSKDISIPIGMVQVGWFENPHLPLGSYDKDVRLEVLSPEDLKPQDRSTPMDRLVNMHRFRMEIQRMIEFMESHTNRSDCLVFLDGSLVATFAEKFDAECRRFYVQQLVELLQASEKFRVPLVAYIDTSRARDLVQLLHCLKKLPEAPSLNDAALLGVNMNWGDRTPIFRCDRKGETSHQGILQDYGDQAESVAFTYLKTHEGPPARIEMPTWIYEAGLHSTVLDFVRGEVIIGGGYPYVIETADRVAVLQAEDRQIFFRLLQEWAEKEEINLRFSRKMISKVLRRGN
- a CDS encoding phycocyanobilin:ferredoxin oxidoreductase, giving the protein MSLRQQQHPLIQEWANRIEAIWTDYLELSDYPLPSEFGHVEGRLEGEFLVIENICYQAPPFRKLHLELAQVGTGLDILHCVMFPEPQYALPMFGTDLVGGRSGISAAIADLSPTVNGKLSPSYHKHLQGLPDLKFSEPRQLPEWGTIFSEFCLFIRPRTSQEETQFLDRVSAYLSWHCQQAITTQPVPESEIDRLIAGQRRYCQQQQQNDKTRRILEKAFGDEWADRYMTTVLFDCP